From one Halothece sp. PCC 7418 genomic stretch:
- a CDS encoding UDP-N-acetylmuramoyl-L-alanyl-D-glutamate--2,6-diaminopimelate ligase has translation MKLRELLATVPQLSALSDAPNLEKEVTAIVTNSHQCQGGELFIGLPGTRVDGGDFWRSAIAAGAIAAIITPDAAKRYPPTSEFSVFVIENINDVYGQLASAFYNHPSQQLKLVGVTGTNGKTTTTHLIEFFLSVAKKSTALFGTLYARWQGYNQVATHTTPFPAELQAQLATALSAGNEYAVLEVSSHALAQGRVKGCAFEVAVFTNLTQDHLDFHETMENYFQAKALLFRKEYLRDRAIINQDDPYGQRLIQELATEKVWRYSRQDTSADLYTENLVYEASGVQGTLKTPQGEITFRSPLVGEFNLSNLLAAVGAALHLGVELETIAQALPNFTGVPGRMERVVVAPSQDISVIVDYAHTPDSLENLLRAARPFIPQRLICVFGCGGDRDRTKRPLMGKIASDLADVPVVTSDNPRTEDPQQIIEDILEGMANAETIVQRDRAVAIASAIAMAQPGDGVLIAGKGHEDYQILGTEKVHFDDREEARKGLEKRLS, from the coding sequence ATGAAGTTACGTGAGTTACTGGCGACAGTTCCCCAACTTTCGGCGCTGTCGGATGCGCCTAACTTAGAGAAAGAGGTGACGGCGATTGTTACTAACTCCCATCAATGTCAAGGAGGAGAGTTATTTATTGGCTTACCGGGTACCCGTGTAGATGGCGGAGATTTTTGGCGGAGTGCGATCGCTGCGGGCGCGATCGCGGCGATTATTACCCCAGATGCAGCCAAACGCTATCCTCCGACATCAGAGTTTTCTGTGTTTGTTATCGAAAATATCAATGATGTGTATGGACAATTAGCATCTGCATTTTATAATCACCCTTCTCAACAGTTAAAACTGGTGGGAGTCACAGGAACGAATGGCAAAACTACCACCACACACCTGATTGAATTTTTCCTTTCCGTAGCCAAAAAATCGACTGCCCTCTTCGGAACGTTGTATGCCCGTTGGCAAGGCTATAATCAAGTAGCAACGCATACCACACCGTTTCCAGCAGAATTACAAGCTCAACTGGCAACTGCACTTTCGGCGGGCAATGAGTATGCTGTGTTAGAAGTGAGTTCTCATGCTTTAGCCCAAGGGCGGGTTAAGGGATGTGCCTTTGAGGTGGCGGTGTTTACTAATCTCACCCAAGATCATCTCGACTTCCATGAGACAATGGAAAACTATTTTCAAGCGAAAGCTCTTTTGTTTCGTAAGGAATACTTGCGCGATCGCGCCATTATCAATCAAGATGATCCCTATGGTCAACGTTTAATCCAAGAACTGGCAACGGAAAAAGTGTGGCGGTATAGTCGGCAAGATACCAGTGCGGATCTTTATACTGAGAACTTGGTTTACGAAGCCAGTGGCGTACAAGGAACGCTGAAAACTCCCCAAGGAGAGATAACATTTCGTTCACCCTTAGTGGGAGAATTTAATCTTTCCAACTTACTCGCAGCCGTGGGCGCAGCATTACATTTAGGCGTAGAATTAGAAACGATCGCGCAGGCTCTACCGAACTTTACAGGCGTTCCTGGACGGATGGAACGGGTGGTGGTTGCTCCCAGTCAAGACATTAGCGTCATTGTCGATTATGCTCATACACCTGACAGTTTAGAGAATTTATTACGGGCTGCCCGTCCTTTTATTCCCCAGCGACTGATTTGTGTGTTTGGCTGTGGCGGAGATCGCGATCGAACAAAACGTCCGTTGATGGGGAAAATTGCCAGCGATCTTGCTGATGTTCCTGTGGTGACTTCCGATAATCCGCGCACAGAAGATCCACAACAGATTATTGAGGATATTTTAGAAGGAATGGCAAATGCAGAAACGATTGTCCAGCGCGATCGCGCCGTTGCCATTGCCAGCGCGATCGCCATGGCTCAACCAGGAGACGGGGTTTTAATTGCTGGAAAAGGACATGAAGACTATCAAATTCTGGGAACGGAAAAAGTTCACTTTGATGATCGCGAAGAAGCCAGAAAAGGGTTAGAAAAGAGATTAAGTTAA
- the queF gene encoding preQ(1) synthase, which produces MAENLTNSPEMKYGEREIAEGELITFPNPRPGRRYKVDVSLPEFTCKCPFSGYPDFATINISYMPDQAIVELKAIKLYINSYRDRYISHEEAVNQILDDFVAACDPLEVTITGDFSPRGNVHTVVEVHHQQPRV; this is translated from the coding sequence ATGGCAGAAAACTTAACCAACAGTCCAGAAATGAAATATGGGGAGCGAGAAATTGCGGAAGGGGAACTGATTACATTTCCCAATCCTCGCCCAGGACGGCGTTATAAAGTTGATGTGAGCCTCCCAGAGTTTACCTGTAAGTGTCCCTTCTCAGGTTATCCAGATTTTGCTACGATTAATATTTCCTATATGCCAGATCAGGCGATCGTTGAGTTGAAAGCCATTAAACTGTATATCAATAGCTATCGCGATCGCTACATTTCCCACGAAGAGGCGGTCAATCAGATTTTAGATGATTTTGTGGCTGCCTGTGATCCTCTAGAGGTGACGATCACAGGGGATTTTTCGCCACGGGGAAATGTGCATACGGTGGTGGAAGTTCATCACCAACAGCCTCGGGTTTAA
- a CDS encoding CIA30 family protein gives MNQKQSWDLCRLIRTLTYFDVLPVISSLPGVKQMILGKQAIAQPKALNPQTGTILVAGATGGVGKRVLQRLQQKNYPVRALVRSIERARSILGDDVEFYEGDITIPDSLKPDLIANVTAVICCTGTRIQPVEGDTPDREKYYQGVKFYEPEVAESTPEAVEYKGIQNLIQLAKQSLLDTPYFPIFNFRNTNSNLPAMWGALDDVVMGGVSESGLAQEGEKAVFSGNVSTENNGGFTSVRTRNFEPNLDLSGYEGIYLRVKGDGNRYKFFLRCDNRWDGIGYAYSFDTEKDTWIDVYVPFAELTPVFRAKTMDDAPDFNAAAIDSMQLMLSKFEYDKALNPHFQPGTFRLEVEQIAAYGGEATPQWITISSAGVTRPGRSDLDLSQEPPAVQMNEQLGGLLTWKLAGENAIRESGLRYTIIRPCALTEETESESLQLEQGDTLKGQVSRETIAQLCVELLQSPEAVNKTFEVARTTTSNSALNWQQQLLNLEGK, from the coding sequence ATGAACCAAAAACAATCTTGGGATCTGTGTCGTTTGATTAGAACCTTAACTTATTTTGATGTCCTTCCTGTCATCAGCAGTCTTCCTGGAGTAAAACAAATGATTTTAGGCAAACAAGCGATCGCTCAACCGAAAGCACTGAACCCCCAAACGGGAACCATTCTGGTAGCAGGTGCAACGGGTGGCGTTGGGAAACGGGTCCTGCAACGCCTACAGCAGAAAAACTATCCCGTGCGGGCGTTAGTCCGTAGCATTGAACGTGCGCGATCGATTTTAGGGGATGATGTTGAATTTTACGAAGGAGATATTACCATTCCCGATAGTTTAAAGCCAGACTTAATAGCAAATGTTACCGCCGTTATTTGTTGTACGGGGACGCGCATTCAACCCGTAGAAGGAGATACCCCTGATCGGGAAAAATATTATCAAGGGGTCAAATTCTACGAACCAGAAGTTGCAGAATCAACCCCAGAAGCGGTGGAATATAAAGGCATTCAGAATCTGATCCAACTTGCCAAACAATCCCTATTGGATACTCCTTATTTTCCAATTTTTAATTTTCGCAATACCAACAGCAACCTACCAGCAATGTGGGGGGCTTTAGATGATGTTGTTATGGGCGGTGTCAGTGAGAGTGGACTTGCTCAAGAAGGGGAAAAAGCAGTTTTTTCTGGGAATGTTTCCACAGAAAATAATGGCGGATTTACTTCAGTTCGCACCCGCAATTTTGAACCCAATTTAGATTTATCGGGATACGAAGGGATTTATTTACGAGTGAAAGGAGATGGTAACCGTTATAAATTCTTTCTCCGTTGCGACAATCGTTGGGATGGGATTGGCTATGCCTACTCCTTTGATACGGAAAAAGACACTTGGATTGATGTCTATGTTCCTTTCGCCGAACTCACCCCTGTCTTTCGGGCAAAAACCATGGACGATGCACCTGATTTCAATGCAGCAGCAATTGATTCCATGCAGTTGATGTTAAGTAAATTTGAATACGATAAAGCCCTCAATCCTCATTTTCAACCGGGAACCTTTCGCCTAGAAGTCGAACAAATTGCAGCCTATGGCGGAGAAGCCACCCCACAATGGATTACAATTAGCTCAGCAGGGGTAACGCGACCAGGACGCTCTGATCTTGACCTTAGCCAAGAGCCTCCCGCAGTGCAAATGAATGAGCAATTGGGCGGACTTTTGACTTGGAAACTAGCAGGAGAAAATGCGATTCGCGAAAGTGGTTTACGCTATACGATTATTCGTCCTTGCGCCCTAACCGAGGAAACAGAATCCGAGTCATTACAATTAGAACAAGGGGACACGCTCAAGGGTCAAGTCAGTCGGGAAACCATTGCTCAGTTGTGCGTTGAACTGCTGCAAAGTCCAGAAGCGGTCAATAAAACCTTTGAAGTTGCCAGAACCACAACCAGTAATTCTGCCCTGAATTGGCAACAACAGTTATTAAACTTGGAAGGTAAATAG
- a CDS encoding choice-of-anchor I family protein encodes MSDSLVESVAFDIVHTNRELTITTSDHEPLLANFNFTGDDDMAINLNPIGTFTTGVFDEGAAEIVAYEAGTQSLFVINSDATTVDILDLSDPTNPTRIDQIDATQFGDGANSVAVNNGVIAVAIEGETVDSNGQVLLFNTSGGEPALVEVGVLPDMVTFTPDGTKVLVANEGEPNDDYTVDPEGSVSIIDLEAGTVSNADFTAFNDQKEALINRGVRIFGPNATVAQDLEPEYITVTPDSTTAYVSLQENNALAVVDLETATVQDILPLGFKDHSRGLPTLEQFEISDTVLEANSLLLGNSDDPSGVPLGGLSGLFFEGVDEDGNLEFITHPDRGPDLGSEDLDGDGENDVRVFALPDFQPSLNRFELNPETGEITFTETIGLTRQDGTPLTGLPNLEGDDSGRQGQDAEGNLLDFDPFGADMEGVVVNPADGTFWTVDEYRPSIYHFDTDGTLIDRFVPAGTDPNPDDDVTFGSETLPEDYLSARDNRGFEAVSLDTEEGILYAFIQTPLGTDGTGEFNRDVSDNSQVIRMLGIDPATGNPVAEYVYLLEKPAFSEGNIDKIGAATFAGDGKFFVVERDSGTEPTSNKVVYEINLSGATNLLAEDAPSLPEGTTLEQLNADELADQGIQAVSKTEVTNLPSLGYLPSDKPEGIALLDDGSLAVLNDNDFEPETKDTSLGIISFNQSNQIDASDEDGINFQNIPSFGMLQPDAIDSFAVDGQNYIITANEGDARDYDTFSEEVGLDDLLENGLLDLNDDDNPDTETDVASTGETIAELLAEDRLGELDFTNATGDIDGDGLIEQLYNYGGRSFSILDQFGNLVFDSGDQFEKIIADQIEQGILPEIAFNNDNDENEFDARSDAKGPEPEAIVTGMVDDTPYAFIGLERIGGVMVYELSNPSEPEFIQYINNRNFVDENGEPISVQLEDESLNPAVGDLGPEGFDFIPAEDSPNDQPLLAVGNEVSGSTTIYSVADMVEEPEPIEAPEPTNELELSVAGRFETGVFDEGAAEIVAYDAGSERLFVINSDAVTVDILNLSDPGNPVANPMTEAQQVEDVPDGSATGDYIFTISEDNTLAVRGTFSGLSSPLFQVGPEEDAEGNPQSAIHIHTGVAGENGPILRNLTVDTFDDGLSGVFSGEFNLTEEEAELARTEGLYVNLHTENFNSGEIRGQFVQPSIDATSFGDGANSVAVNDGIVAVAIEAEEIDANGQVVFFDTEGNVINSVEVGILPDMVTFSPDGNTVLVANEGEPSDDYSIDPEGSVSIIDISDSVENATVTNAGFTDFNDQQAALEESGVRIFGPDATVAQDLEPEYITVNAESTTAYVSLQENNAFAVVDLNAGEVTDILPLGFKDHSLPENELDASDEDSINFQTIPSLGMLQPDSIASFEVDGESYIVTANEGDARDYDTFSEEVGLDDLLENELLDLNDDDTPDVETDVASTGETIAELLAEDRLGELDFTSATGDTDGDGLIEQLYNYGGRSFSVFDESGNLIFDSGDDFEKIIADQIQQGILPEIAFNNDNDVNEFDARSDAKGPEPEAIATGVIEGTPYAFIGLERIGGIMVYNLSDPTSPEFVEYINNRNFVDDNGDPISVQLEDESLNPAAGDLGPEGFDFISAEESPNGQPLLAVGNEISGSTTIYNIDVAQQETFTLELLHAADQEGAAPAVSDAPNFSAVLNALREQDLGNDGLEDNTLTLSSGDAFIGGVFFEASEAVYGANGIGDIQIQNELGFSAIALGNHEFDFGTETLASLIDGSAGEDPENPDSGTILGSDFTGANFPYLATNLDFSTDENLSPLEVEGGQPPQPNTVTSSTLIDVNGENIGVLGATTPNLAALSSPGNVGISPSPFNTNPTDAQLDALASEIQSEVDLLLADNPDLNKVVLLAHMQQLSIEEALAERLENVDIIVGGGSNTRLFDENDRPREGDSVQGEYPKFITNAGGTSTAVVNTDGSYKYVGRLVLDFDAEGNIIPESYDANVSGAYATDDQGVADLNAGDLVDPEVQQIADEIEAQIIETESNLFGLSDVFLNGNRSGGPLDGVRTQETNLGNLTADANLAEAQETDPTVVASIKNGGGIRASIGETLVPPGGNEAVRIPNEEIVIDGELVKPEGGISQTDIVTTLAFNNGLTLLTLTKEELVDVLEHGVSALPEVAGQFPQIAGVEFSYDPELPSGDRIQEASIVDESGNSIAELVDNGEIVGDATEEFRIVTLGFLAEPRFDDEGNFISGGDGYPFPNTNTDPEVGAVGNSEVIERVNLVQLTQEGVQTGEATFADDGTEQDALAEYLAENFPADDDPNTPVFSQEDTPVSEDTRIVNLSLQEPEPEPEPEPEELSFGGLEADTLEATVDFAGENSLVFAGEGDDAIFAAEGSGGNRIYAGAGDDEIVAGTDDRVFGGAGNDILEATVGSGNRLSGGVGDDDFFAGSNNRLVGGDGSDRAFFVEGGNNTVTGGADADQFWLANGDLPESANIITDFSAGEDVLGIAGVDLEFSDLVIGSSENNTVIATSDQDLAILLGVQADTISEDNFVFETGTVS; translated from the coding sequence GTGAGTGACTCCCTAGTCGAATCCGTAGCATTTGACATTGTTCATACGAATCGCGAATTGACCATAACAACAAGTGACCATGAACCGTTACTTGCAAATTTTAATTTTACTGGAGACGATGATATGGCGATTAACTTGAATCCCATTGGAACATTTACAACAGGCGTTTTTGATGAAGGCGCAGCAGAAATTGTCGCCTACGAGGCTGGAACACAAAGCCTCTTTGTTATTAATTCCGATGCAACAACCGTTGACATCCTTGATCTGAGTGACCCCACCAATCCCACTCGCATCGATCAGATTGATGCGACTCAGTTTGGCGATGGTGCAAATAGTGTTGCTGTTAACAATGGAGTTATTGCGGTTGCGATTGAGGGCGAAACCGTAGATAGCAACGGACAAGTGCTTCTCTTTAATACAAGTGGTGGTGAACCTGCTCTGGTCGAAGTTGGCGTTTTACCCGATATGGTCACTTTTACCCCAGATGGCACTAAAGTTTTAGTCGCCAATGAAGGAGAACCCAATGATGACTATACCGTTGATCCAGAAGGCTCTGTCAGTATTATTGATTTAGAAGCAGGTACAGTGTCTAATGCTGACTTTACTGCTTTCAACGACCAAAAAGAAGCCTTAATCAATCGGGGTGTACGTATCTTTGGCCCTAATGCCACTGTTGCTCAGGATTTAGAACCTGAATATATTACGGTTACGCCAGACAGCACAACGGCGTATGTCTCCCTACAGGAAAATAATGCCCTTGCCGTTGTTGATCTTGAAACCGCAACCGTTCAAGACATTTTACCGTTAGGGTTCAAAGACCATAGTCGAGGCTTACCCACTTTAGAACAATTTGAAATTAGTGATACTGTCCTAGAAGCCAATTCCCTACTCCTTGGCAATAGTGATGATCCTTCTGGTGTTCCCCTTGGTGGGCTGTCTGGCTTATTCTTTGAAGGCGTTGACGAAGACGGTAACTTAGAATTTATCACTCATCCCGATCGCGGTCCTGACCTCGGAAGCGAAGACTTAGATGGCGACGGCGAAAATGATGTTCGAGTCTTTGCACTTCCTGATTTCCAACCGAGTCTCAATCGCTTTGAATTAAACCCTGAAACTGGCGAGATTACCTTCACCGAAACCATTGGTTTAACACGCCAAGATGGAACCCCCCTTACCGGTCTGCCCAACTTAGAAGGGGATGATAGTGGTCGTCAAGGACAAGATGCAGAAGGAAATCTGCTTGACTTTGATCCCTTTGGGGCAGATATGGAAGGTGTGGTTGTCAACCCTGCCGATGGCACATTCTGGACAGTCGATGAATATCGTCCTTCCATTTACCACTTTGACACCGATGGCACGTTAATTGATCGTTTTGTTCCTGCTGGAACCGATCCCAATCCTGATGATGATGTCACTTTTGGCAGCGAAACCCTACCTGAAGACTACCTCAGCGCTCGCGACAATCGTGGCTTTGAAGCCGTTTCCTTAGATACAGAAGAAGGCATTCTCTACGCCTTTATCCAAACCCCACTGGGAACTGATGGGACTGGGGAATTTAACCGTGATGTCTCTGATAATTCCCAAGTGATTCGGATGTTGGGGATTGATCCTGCTACTGGTAACCCTGTTGCTGAATACGTTTATTTGCTGGAAAAACCTGCTTTCAGCGAAGGCAATATCGATAAAATTGGTGCAGCTACTTTTGCTGGCGATGGTAAATTCTTCGTGGTTGAGCGCGACTCGGGTACTGAACCCACCAGCAACAAAGTTGTTTACGAAATCAACCTCTCTGGTGCAACTAACCTCTTAGCCGAAGATGCACCTAGCCTTCCTGAAGGAACAACCTTAGAACAACTCAATGCTGATGAACTAGCAGATCAAGGGATTCAAGCTGTCAGCAAAACCGAAGTCACCAACCTTCCTTCTTTGGGCTATCTCCCCAGTGATAAACCGGAAGGAATTGCCCTCCTTGATGATGGGTCTCTCGCGGTTTTAAACGATAACGACTTTGAACCCGAAACCAAAGATACCAGCCTTGGTATTATTTCCTTCAATCAAAGTAACCAGATTGATGCCAGCGATGAAGATGGCATTAACTTCCAAAATATTCCTTCCTTCGGAATGCTTCAGCCTGATGCTATTGACAGCTTTGCCGTCGATGGACAAAACTACATCATCACTGCTAACGAAGGGGATGCTCGGGATTACGATACTTTCAGCGAAGAAGTCGGTCTCGATGACTTATTAGAAAATGGGTTACTCGATCTCAACGATGATGATAACCCTGATACAGAAACTGATGTTGCTTCCACTGGGGAAACCATTGCTGAACTGTTAGCAGAAGATCGTCTGGGCGAACTCGACTTCACGAATGCCACTGGGGATATTGATGGCGATGGCTTAATTGAACAACTCTATAACTACGGTGGTCGTTCCTTCTCTATCCTTGACCAGTTCGGGAACTTAGTCTTTGATAGCGGTGATCAGTTTGAGAAAATTATCGCGGATCAGATCGAACAAGGCATCTTACCGGAAATTGCCTTCAACAATGACAATGATGAGAACGAGTTTGACGCTCGCAGTGATGCCAAAGGACCCGAACCCGAAGCCATTGTTACAGGCATGGTTGATGATACCCCCTATGCTTTCATTGGCTTAGAACGGATTGGTGGCGTTATGGTTTACGAGCTATCGAATCCCAGTGAGCCAGAATTTATTCAGTACATTAATAATCGCAACTTTGTTGATGAGAATGGTGAACCGATTTCGGTGCAACTGGAAGATGAAAGTCTTAATCCTGCCGTGGGCGATTTAGGACCCGAAGGCTTTGACTTTATTCCTGCCGAAGACAGTCCTAACGATCAACCCTTGCTTGCGGTTGGAAACGAAGTCAGTGGTTCAACTACGATTTATAGCGTGGCGGATATGGTAGAAGAACCTGAACCCATTGAAGCCCCTGAACCGACTAATGAACTAGAACTTTCTGTTGCTGGCAGATTTGAAACGGGTGTCTTTGATGAAGGGGCAGCAGAAATTGTTGCTTATGATGCAGGAAGCGAACGCTTGTTTGTCATTAACTCCGACGCAGTAACCGTTGACATTCTCAATCTAAGTGACCCCGGTAACCCTGTTGCAAACCCAATGACAGAAGCACAACAGGTTGAAGATGTACCCGATGGTTCAGCCACAGGTGATTATATCTTTACTATCAGTGAAGACAACACGCTCGCTGTACGAGGTACTTTTAGCGGTCTCTCCAGTCCATTATTCCAAGTGGGTCCAGAAGAAGATGCAGAAGGAAATCCTCAAAGTGCTATTCATATCCATACAGGAGTTGCTGGTGAAAATGGACCAATTCTGCGTAATTTAACTGTGGATACCTTTGATGACGGTCTCTCAGGAGTCTTCAGTGGTGAATTCAATCTTACAGAAGAAGAAGCAGAATTGGCACGTACAGAAGGATTGTATGTTAATCTCCACACGGAAAACTTCAACAGTGGTGAGATTCGAGGTCAATTCGTTCAACCGTCGATTGATGCTACTAGCTTTGGCGATGGTGCAAACAGTGTTGCGGTTAATGATGGCATTGTTGCCGTTGCCATTGAAGCCGAGGAGATTGATGCTAATGGACAAGTGGTGTTCTTTGATACTGAAGGCAATGTAATCAACAGCGTCGAAGTAGGTATTTTACCGGATATGGTCACTTTCAGCCCCGATGGCAATACAGTTTTAGTGGCGAATGAAGGTGAACCCAGCGATGATTACAGCATTGATCCGGAAGGTTCTGTAAGCATCATCGATATTTCTGATAGTGTGGAAAATGCCACAGTTACTAATGCTGGCTTTACTGACTTTAATGACCAACAAGCAGCGTTAGAGGAAAGCGGTGTGCGAATCTTTGGACCGGATGCAACCGTTGCTCAAGACTTAGAACCAGAGTACATTACAGTAAATGCTGAGAGTACCACTGCTTATGTCTCTCTGCAAGAAAACAATGCTTTTGCCGTTGTTGACTTGAATGCTGGTGAAGTTACCGATATCTTACCGCTTGGGTTTAAAGACCATAGCCTCCCTGAAAATGAACTGGATGCTAGCGATGAAGATAGCATTAACTTCCAGACCATTCCTTCCCTTGGAATGCTTCAGCCTGACTCTATTGCCAGCTTTGAAGTTGATGGTGAAAGCTACATTGTGACTGCCAATGAAGGGGATGCTCGGGATTACGACACTTTCAGTGAAGAAGTCGGTCTCGATGACTTATTAGAAAATGAGTTATTGGATCTCAACGATGACGATACCCCCGACGTGGAAACTGATGTTGCTTCCACTGGCGAAACCATTGCGGAACTGTTAGCCGAAGATCGTCTGGGCGAACTCGACTTTACCAGTGCTACTGGGGATACCGATGGCGATGGCTTAATTGAACAACTCTATAACTACGGTGGTCGTTCCTTCTCTGTCTTTGATGAATCGGGTAACTTGATCTTTGATAGCGGCGATGATTTCGAGAAGATTATTGCCGATCAAATTCAGCAAGGGATCTTACCCGAAATTGCTTTCAATAACGATAATGATGTCAATGAGTTTGATGCTCGCAGTGATGCCAAAGGACCGGAACCAGAAGCGATCGCGACAGGCGTTATTGAGGGAACTCCTTATGCTTTCATTGGTTTAGAACGCATCGGTGGCATCATGGTCTATAACCTGTCTGACCCCACGTCCCCTGAGTTCGTTGAGTACATCAATAATCGCAACTTTGTTGATGACAATGGCGATCCGATTTCAGTACAACTTGAGGATGAAAGTCTCAATCCCGCAGCAGGGGATTTAGGACCCGAAGGCTTTGACTTTATTTCTGCTGAAGAAAGCCCCAATGGTCAACCCTTACTCGCTGTCGGAAACGAAATCAGTGGTTCAACCACAATTTACAACATTGATGTCGCTCAGCAAGAAACCTTTACTTTAGAACTACTCCATGCTGCCGATCAGGAGGGTGCAGCCCCAGCAGTGAGTGATGCTCCGAATTTCTCGGCTGTCCTCAATGCGTTGAGAGAGCAAGACTTGGGGAATGATGGCTTAGAAGATAATACATTAACCCTTTCTTCTGGTGATGCCTTTATTGGTGGAGTCTTCTTTGAAGCATCGGAAGCAGTTTATGGGGCCAACGGTATTGGTGACATCCAAATTCAGAATGAACTCGGCTTTAGCGCGATCGCGCTCGGAAACCATGAATTTGATTTTGGCACAGAAACCTTAGCCAGCTTAATTGACGGCTCAGCAGGGGAAGATCCAGAAAACCCAGACAGTGGTACGATCCTTGGTTCAGACTTTACTGGAGCAAACTTCCCTTACCTCGCGACTAATCTTGACTTCTCCACTGATGAAAACTTATCACCATTAGAAGTTGAAGGTGGTCAGCCCCCACAACCGAATACCGTAACCTCCTCGACCCTCATTGATGTCAATGGTGAAAACATTGGTGTCCTCGGTGCAACAACACCAAATCTTGCTGCTCTCTCCTCTCCCGGTAATGTCGGGATCTCACCGAGTCCGTTTAACACTAACCCAACCGATGCCCAACTTGATGCACTAGCCAGTGAAATTCAGTCGGAAGTGGATCTGTTACTGGCTGATAACCCCGATCTGAATAAAGTTGTTCTGCTGGCTCATATGCAGCAACTCAGCATTGAGGAAGCACTGGCTGAGCGCTTAGAAAATGTTGATATCATTGTCGGTGGCGGTTCTAATACTCGTCTCTTTGATGAAAATGACCGTCCTCGTGAAGGGGACAGTGTCCAAGGGGAGTATCCTAAATTCATCACCAATGCTGGCGGTACTTCAACAGCAGTCGTCAACACAGATGGCAGCTATAAATATGTGGGTCGCTTAGTTCTCGATTTTGATGCCGAAGGTAATATTATCCCAGAAAGCTACGATGCCAATGTATCTGGTGCTTATGCCACAGATGACCAAGGTGTAGCCGATCTCAATGCAGGTGATTTAGTTGATCCAGAAGTTCAACAAATTGCCGATGAAATTGAAGCACAAATTATTGAAACTGAATCGAATCTCTTTGGTCTTTCTGATGTGTTCCTCAATGGAAATCGCTCTGGTGGTCCTTTAGATGGCGTTCGGACTCAAGAAACAAACCTTGGTAATCTCACGGCTGATGCTAACTTAGCAGAAGCGCAAGAAACTGACCCCACAGTTGTTGCTTCCATTAAAAATGGGGGTGGTATCCGCGCCTCCATTGGAGAAACATTGGTTCCCCCTGGCGGAAATGAAGCAGTTCGGATCCCGAACGAAGAAATTGTCATTGATGGGGAGCTTGTTAAGCCAGAAGGAGGAATTAGCCAAACCGACATTGTAACGACCTTAGCATTCAATAATGGCTTGACCTTGCTCACACTGACCAAGGAAGAACTGGTTGATGTCCTTGAACACGGTGTCAGCGCACTTCCCGAAGTAGCGGGTCAGTTCCCGCAAATTGCCGGTGTTGAGTTCTCCTACGATCCAGAACTACCTTCTGGTGACCGAATTCAAGAGGCAAGTATTGTCGATGAAAGCGGTAATTCTATTGCTGAGCTAGTTGACAATGGCGAGATTGTTGGCGATGCAACGGAAGAATTCCGAATTGTAACGCTTGGTTTCTTGGCTGAACCTCGGTTTGACGACGAGGGGAACTTTATTAGTGGTGGCGATGGTTATCCTTTCCCGAATACCAACACTGATCCAGAAGTCGGTGCAGTGGGTAATTCAGAAGTGATTGAGCGGGTTAACCTTGTCCAACTCACTCAGGAAGGCGTTCAGACTGGCGAGGCAACATTTGCTGATGATGGCACTGAACAAGATGCTCTGGCTGAGTATCTTGCGGAAAACTTCCCTGCTGATGATGATCCCAATACGCCTGTCTTCTCTCAAGAGGATACTCCTGTCAGTGAAGATACTCGCATTGTTAATCTTTCGCTGCAAGAGCCTGAACCTGAACCTGAACCTGAACCCGAAGAACTCAGCTTTGGCGGTTTAGAAGCCGATACCCTAGAAGCCACTGTTGATTTTGCTGGCGAGAACAGTTTGGTCTTTGCAGGTGAAGGAGACGATGCTATCTTTGCTGCTGAAGGCAGTGGGGGTAACCGCATCTACGCCGGTGCTGGTGATGATGAAATTGTTGCGGGTACAGACGATCGCGTCTTTGGTGGTGCAGGAAACGATATCCTAGAGGCAACAGTTGGTTCGGGCAACCGTCTTTCTGGTGGTGTCGGTGATGACGATTTCTTTGCTGGTAGCAACAACCGTTTAGTCGGGGGTGACGGCAGCGATCGCGCGTTCTTTGTCGAAGGGGGCAATAACACCGTAACTGGTGGCGCAGATGCGGATCAATTCTGGTTAGCCAATGGTGATTTACCTGAAAGTGCAAACATCATTACCGACTTCTCCGCCGGTGAGGATGTCTTGGGAATTGCTGGTGTTGATTTAGAGTTTAGCGATCTCGTCATTGGAAGCAGTGAAAACAACACTGTCATTGCAACTTCTGATCAAGACTTAGCCATCTTATTAGGAGTCCAAGCTGACACAATCAGTGAAGACAACTTTGTTTTTGAAACTGGAACAGTGAGCTAG